A window of the Parvularcula bermudensis HTCC2503 genome harbors these coding sequences:
- a CDS encoding phosphatase PAP2 family protein gives MLRDKLKITSWAGPIPIGIAFGSAGLLIFLWLMEEVAEQEYQHLDQALLVALRDPVDPDRPLGPDWLVTSMTDLTALGGYTVLTLIVLFACACLFVLRQRLSVAILLGSVLSGIVASTLIKMLFDRARPDVVPHLVTALSPSFPSGHAMLSATTYLTVGAIVAQAARQKRLRFIIIFFSVLVTLLVGCSRVYLGVHYPTDVFAGWAAGTAWASFWWIADRSLRGRTDA, from the coding sequence ATGCTCCGAGACAAGCTCAAGATAACAAGTTGGGCGGGCCCCATACCCATTGGGATCGCCTTCGGAAGTGCCGGGCTACTCATTTTTCTCTGGCTGATGGAGGAGGTGGCTGAACAGGAATATCAGCATCTTGATCAGGCTCTCTTGGTCGCGCTTCGCGATCCCGTCGACCCCGACCGTCCTCTCGGGCCCGATTGGCTCGTCACATCAATGACGGATCTCACGGCACTGGGGGGTTACACAGTCCTTACACTGATTGTACTGTTTGCGTGCGCTTGCCTATTTGTTCTTCGGCAGCGTTTGTCCGTGGCAATCCTCCTGGGGTCCGTGCTCAGCGGCATAGTAGCCAGTACACTGATCAAGATGCTGTTCGACCGAGCCCGGCCGGATGTGGTTCCCCATCTCGTTACCGCGCTCTCGCCGAGTTTTCCCAGCGGGCACGCTATGCTTTCGGCGACGACTTATCTGACGGTCGGCGCCATCGTCGCACAAGCAGCACGACAGAAGAGACTACGGTTCATCATCATTTTTTTCTCCGTTTTGGTGACGCTGCTGGTTGGGTGCAGCCGGGTTTACCTCGGCGTTCACTACCCGACCGATGTGTTCGCGGGTTGGGCCGCGGGAACGGCTTGGGCTTCGTTCTGGTGGATCGCAGACCGCTCACTCCGTGGTCGGACCGACGCGTAG
- a CDS encoding STAS/SEC14 domain-containing protein: MFQVLKGDGRDVLAARFAGRLAREDIERFANWLESEMRERVDAGLLVVMEELEGYERWQAALSDLKADLRYNDRFAKIAIVGNARWEEAVTKAAEPFAEAELRNFDAEEQGTALAWLRDGDRLDR; encoded by the coding sequence ATGTTTCAGGTTCTGAAGGGAGACGGCCGGGACGTTCTGGCGGCTCGCTTTGCGGGAAGGCTCGCGCGCGAGGACATCGAGCGTTTCGCGAATTGGCTGGAAAGCGAGATGCGCGAACGCGTCGACGCAGGTCTGCTCGTCGTCATGGAGGAGCTCGAGGGCTACGAGAGGTGGCAAGCGGCGCTCTCTGACCTGAAGGCGGATCTGCGCTATAATGACCGGTTCGCGAAGATCGCCATCGTCGGGAATGCGCGCTGGGAAGAAGCGGTAACGAAGGCCGCAGAGCCGTTCGCCGAGGCAGAGCTTCGAAATTTCGACGCCGAAGAGCAAGGCACCGCCCTCGCCTGGTTGCGCGACGGAGATCGACTAGACCGATAG
- a CDS encoding cation diffusion facilitator family transporter — translation MGQGHDHGVAPTAGNERKLAIAAALTGGFMLAEVFGGVISGSLALIADAGHMLTDFASLLLALGAVRLSRRPATWKRSYGYDRFSVLAAFVNGLSLFLIAAWIFYEAIKRFREPVEVLGGLMFWVAVAGLVVNIAAFWMLTRGEGSNLNVRAAALHVLGDLLGSVGAIVAAIVIMLTGWMPIDPILSVFVTLLILRAAYRVVTESAAILLESAPEGLEAEKIREVLLEGVEGVTGVRHVHAWSITEERPMLTLEIDAASGSDPSAVRRAVKTLLHERFDVDHVTAEVDVAAAPVSP, via the coding sequence ATGGGACAAGGACACGACCACGGCGTCGCGCCGACGGCGGGGAACGAGCGCAAGCTCGCGATAGCCGCCGCGCTGACCGGCGGCTTCATGCTGGCAGAGGTCTTCGGCGGGGTGATCTCCGGCTCGCTCGCGCTGATCGCGGATGCCGGGCACATGCTGACCGACTTCGCTTCGCTGCTTCTAGCCCTCGGCGCCGTCCGCCTGTCGCGGCGGCCCGCGACCTGGAAGCGCAGCTACGGCTATGACCGCTTCTCGGTCCTCGCCGCCTTCGTGAACGGGCTGTCGCTGTTCCTGATCGCGGCCTGGATCTTCTACGAGGCGATCAAGCGGTTCCGGGAACCCGTCGAGGTGTTGGGCGGGCTCATGTTCTGGGTCGCGGTCGCGGGGCTCGTCGTGAACATCGCCGCCTTCTGGATGCTGACGCGGGGCGAGGGTTCGAACCTCAACGTCCGAGCCGCCGCGCTGCACGTGCTGGGCGACCTCCTCGGCTCAGTCGGCGCGATCGTCGCTGCGATCGTCATCATGCTGACAGGGTGGATGCCCATCGACCCGATCCTGTCGGTCTTCGTGACCCTGCTCATTCTGCGGGCCGCCTACAGGGTGGTGACGGAGAGCGCGGCGATCCTGCTCGAGAGCGCCCCGGAGGGCCTGGAAGCCGAGAAGATCCGCGAGGTCCTGCTCGAAGGAGTCGAGGGCGTCACCGGCGTTCGCCACGTCCATGCCTGGTCGATCACGGAGGAGCGTCCGATGCTCACCCTGGAGATCGACGCCGCGTCCGGCAGTGATCCAAGCGCCGTGCGCCGCGCCGTGAAGACGCTGCTCCACGAACGTTTCGACGTCGACCACGTGACGGCGGAGGTGGACGTCGCCGCGGCCCCGGTCTCCCCATGA
- a CDS encoding helix-turn-helix domain-containing protein: MIQRHRAVAEAAMPRGYGTKLRGRVIAAHADEGLSARAAGRRFGIGVATAVCWVRHWRETGQVEAPARKPRPSKLDPHRDWLVAQRLAEPDERLVDLAARLEAEHGVHTDKSALSRFFARCGVTFKKEEPVRWSPTG, encoded by the coding sequence GTGATTCAGCGTCACCGTGCTGTAGCGGAGGCGGCGATGCCAAGAGGATATGGGACGAAGCTGCGGGGCCGAGTGATCGCAGCCCATGCCGATGAAGGCCTTTCGGCGAGAGCGGCGGGACGTCGGTTCGGGATCGGAGTTGCGACGGCGGTCTGCTGGGTCCGGCACTGGCGCGAGACGGGACAGGTAGAGGCGCCGGCCCGCAAGCCGCGGCCCTCGAAGCTCGATCCGCACCGGGACTGGCTGGTGGCTCAGCGGCTGGCGGAACCTGATGAACGGCTCGTGGATCTGGCGGCGCGGCTGGAAGCCGAGCACGGGGTGCACACGGACAAATCGGCGCTGTCCCGGTTCTTCGCACGCTGCGGCGTGACGTTTAAAAAAGAAGAGCCTGTCCGCTGGTCCCCGACCGGCTGA
- a CDS encoding NAD-dependent epimerase/dehydratase family protein has protein sequence MKILVVGGDGFCGWPTALHLSEAGHDVRIVDNLSRRKIDIELEVASLTPIAPISTRLAAWEELTDRKIAFDAFDVARDYYQLVGLLRAFAPDAIVHFAEQRAAPYSMKSSAHKRYTVDNNLNATHNILAAVVECGLQSSTHIVHLGTMGVYGYGTAGMRIPEGYLTVHLKTPQGEEVQKEILYPANPGSIYHMTKTQDQLMFAYYNKNDGLRITDLHQGIVWGTQTNETRRDERLINRFDYDGDYGTVLNRFLMQAAVGYPLTVHGGGGQTRAFIHIQDTVHCIHLAIENPPASRERVRILNQMTETHRVRDLANLIADLTGAKVENVANPRKEDDENDLHVENRQLLGLGLDPITLEDGLLVEVTEIARRYADRCDPGKIPCVSYWNEDRRTPGSGGRT, from the coding sequence ATGAAAATCCTTGTAGTTGGTGGCGACGGCTTTTGTGGCTGGCCGACGGCGTTGCATCTGTCGGAGGCCGGACATGATGTGCGCATCGTGGACAATCTTTCGCGGCGCAAGATCGACATAGAGCTGGAAGTGGCGTCGCTGACGCCGATCGCGCCGATATCGACACGTCTTGCGGCTTGGGAGGAACTGACCGACCGGAAAATCGCGTTCGACGCGTTCGATGTCGCTCGAGACTATTATCAACTCGTCGGACTGCTGAGGGCTTTCGCGCCGGATGCAATCGTCCATTTCGCCGAGCAGCGTGCGGCGCCCTATTCGATGAAGTCGTCTGCGCACAAGCGCTACACGGTCGATAACAACCTCAACGCCACGCACAACATCCTCGCCGCGGTGGTCGAATGCGGTCTGCAATCCTCCACCCATATCGTCCATCTCGGGACGATGGGGGTCTATGGGTACGGCACAGCCGGTATGCGCATTCCAGAGGGCTATCTCACCGTGCATCTCAAAACGCCGCAGGGCGAAGAGGTGCAGAAGGAGATTCTCTATCCCGCCAATCCCGGGTCGATCTATCACATGACCAAGACCCAGGATCAGCTCATGTTCGCGTATTATAACAAGAATGATGGGCTCAGGATCACCGACCTCCATCAGGGGATAGTCTGGGGCACACAGACGAACGAAACGCGGCGCGACGAGCGTCTCATCAACCGGTTCGACTATGATGGCGATTATGGCACGGTTCTCAACCGCTTCCTGATGCAGGCGGCAGTCGGTTACCCGCTCACCGTCCATGGGGGCGGCGGTCAAACCCGCGCCTTCATCCATATTCAGGACACGGTGCACTGCATCCATCTGGCGATCGAAAACCCGCCCGCTTCGCGCGAACGCGTTCGTATCCTCAACCAGATGACGGAGACCCATCGTGTGCGTGATCTGGCGAATCTCATAGCTGATCTGACTGGCGCCAAAGTCGAGAACGTCGCCAATCCGCGTAAGGAGGACGACGAGAACGACCTCCATGTCGAGAATCGGCAATTGCTCGGCCTGGGTCTCGACCCGATCACGCTTGAGGACGGGCTACTCGTCGAGGTGACCGAGATCGCGCGTAGATATGCCGATCGTTGCGACCCCGGTAAAATACCTTGCGTGTCCTACTGGAACGAGGATCGCCGCACGCCAGGTAGTGGTGGGCGGACCTAG
- the nhaA gene encoding Na+/H+ antiporter NhaA: MLERVLRSPKSSAFLTVGAMVLAFAWVNSPYADAYEALHHAPASVRIGAFELGKPMISWINEGLMVFFFFLIGLEIKREVVEGQLSSLSQVALPALAAAGGMAVPAAIYLAFNMGDPEAARGWAVPVATDIVLVLACIAALGRRVPTSLKVFLTALAIFDDFGTLVVIAVFYSEGLSAPALIAAGAAFAVLVGFNRFRVGSPTAYAVVTIVLWLALLESGVHATLAGVLAAWTLPMRVGGRKFLHQIEHDMTPWVALLIVPIFAFFNAGIALGGVTAETLLGPVSLGVVLGLFVGKPVGVVAGTWLAVTTRLAELPAGVTWRQIYGVAMLAGVGFTMSLFVASLAFEAPGAVLNTNLSVLIGSGLSAVAGLIVLARATRGS; encoded by the coding sequence ATGCTCGAACGCGTCTTGCGGTCGCCGAAGAGCTCGGCGTTCCTGACGGTCGGCGCGATGGTCCTCGCCTTCGCCTGGGTGAACTCTCCCTACGCCGACGCCTACGAAGCGCTCCACCACGCCCCGGCCTCCGTCCGGATCGGTGCCTTCGAACTCGGCAAGCCGATGATCTCCTGGATCAACGAAGGACTGATGGTGTTCTTCTTCTTCCTGATCGGCCTCGAGATCAAACGCGAGGTCGTCGAGGGACAACTGTCTTCGCTCTCGCAGGTGGCGTTGCCGGCGCTCGCAGCCGCTGGCGGCATGGCGGTACCCGCGGCGATCTACCTCGCCTTCAACATGGGTGATCCCGAAGCCGCACGCGGGTGGGCGGTCCCCGTCGCGACCGACATCGTGCTCGTTTTGGCCTGCATCGCCGCGCTCGGCCGGCGAGTGCCGACCTCGCTCAAGGTGTTCTTGACCGCGCTAGCGATCTTCGACGACTTCGGGACCCTCGTCGTCATCGCGGTCTTCTACTCCGAAGGGCTCAGCGCGCCCGCCCTGATCGCTGCGGGAGCCGCGTTCGCCGTCTTGGTCGGCTTCAATCGGTTCCGCGTCGGGAGTCCCACGGCCTACGCCGTCGTCACGATCGTCCTTTGGCTCGCGCTCCTCGAATCGGGCGTCCATGCGACGTTGGCCGGCGTCCTCGCGGCTTGGACCTTGCCCATGAGAGTGGGCGGCCGAAAGTTCCTCCACCAGATCGAGCACGACATGACGCCTTGGGTCGCGTTGCTCATCGTGCCCATCTTCGCCTTCTTCAACGCCGGCATCGCCCTTGGCGGCGTCACGGCGGAGACCTTGCTCGGTCCGGTCAGTCTCGGCGTCGTGCTCGGCCTGTTCGTCGGCAAGCCGGTCGGGGTCGTCGCGGGAACGTGGCTCGCCGTCACGACGAGGCTCGCCGAGCTACCGGCGGGCGTGACCTGGCGCCAGATCTACGGCGTCGCGATGCTCGCGGGCGTCGGGTTCACGATGAGCCTGTTCGTCGCCTCGCTCGCCTTCGAAGCGCCAGGCGCCGTGCTGAACACCAATCTGAGCGTGCTGATCGGTTCCGGACTTTCCGCGGTGGCCGGTCTCATCGTCTTGGCACGGGCGACGAGGGGTTCATGA
- a CDS encoding methyltransferase domain-containing protein, whose product MSVLATDQVRRFYDRRAGSYDLLTIGFRALGFGRHQARLIAGLELSPGDIVVDLCCGTGVNLERLSAAVGEAGRVVAVDLSEGMLGEARKRAGRAGLGNVDFVQADVCEFDFPASTRPVLSTFGLEMVPSYEEVVARTYATLPAGGRLGLLGLKRPEGWPDWLIEAGVALTAPFGVSRDYEDFRPWVAADARFERVAYREHLAGAAYSYVSRSGTSGQALLF is encoded by the coding sequence ATGAGCGTGCTGGCCACGGATCAAGTTCGCCGCTTCTACGATCGGCGGGCGGGAAGTTACGATCTCCTGACGATCGGCTTCCGCGCGCTGGGGTTCGGGCGGCACCAGGCGCGCCTGATCGCAGGTCTGGAACTCTCGCCAGGCGACATCGTGGTCGATCTGTGCTGCGGCACCGGGGTCAACCTGGAAAGGCTCTCCGCCGCCGTCGGAGAGGCCGGAAGGGTCGTAGCCGTCGACCTGTCCGAGGGGATGTTGGGCGAAGCTCGGAAGCGGGCAGGCCGCGCTGGTCTCGGCAACGTCGATTTCGTCCAGGCCGATGTCTGCGAGTTCGATTTCCCCGCCTCGACGCGCCCGGTCCTCTCGACGTTCGGCCTCGAGATGGTGCCCAGCTACGAGGAGGTCGTCGCGCGGACCTATGCGACGCTGCCCGCAGGCGGGCGTCTGGGCCTTCTCGGCTTGAAACGACCGGAAGGCTGGCCGGACTGGCTGATCGAGGCGGGCGTCGCGCTGACCGCTCCCTTCGGTGTCAGCCGGGACTATGAGGACTTCCGCCCCTGGGTCGCCGCCGACGCGCGCTTCGAGCGGGTCGCGTACCGGGAACACCTCGCCGGCGCGGCGTACAGCTACGTCAGCCGGTCGGGGACCAGCGGACAGGCTCTTCTTTTTTAA